A genomic segment from Streptomyces sp. NBC_00459 encodes:
- the leuE gene encoding leucine efflux protein LeuE gives MFGITDLPTYLTGLVLIVLLPGPNSLYVLSVAARRGVRVGYTAAAGVWCGDAVLMTLSAAGVASLLQTNALLFGIVKFAGAGYLLWLAIGMLRAARGMWRTRREEAEVQDAPTGADEQPYRRALVISLFNPKAILFFVAFFVQFVDPGYAYPAVSFVVLGAFAQLASFLYLTALIFGGTRLAAVFRRRRRLSAGATSAAGALFVGFAVKLSLAGSV, from the coding sequence ATGTTCGGCATAACCGACCTCCCCACGTATCTGACCGGCCTGGTCCTGATCGTCCTGCTCCCCGGCCCCAACTCGCTCTACGTCCTTTCCGTCGCCGCCCGCCGAGGCGTCCGCGTCGGATACACGGCCGCTGCGGGCGTCTGGTGCGGGGACGCCGTGCTGATGACCCTCTCCGCGGCCGGCGTCGCTTCTCTGCTCCAGACGAACGCCCTGCTGTTCGGGATCGTGAAGTTCGCGGGCGCCGGCTATCTGCTGTGGCTCGCGATCGGCATGCTGCGAGCCGCCCGGGGCATGTGGCGCACCCGGCGGGAAGAGGCCGAGGTCCAGGACGCGCCCACCGGCGCCGACGAGCAGCCCTATCGCCGTGCCCTCGTCATCAGCCTCTTCAACCCGAAGGCGATCCTCTTCTTCGTCGCCTTCTTCGTTCAGTTCGTCGACCCCGGATACGCCTACCCGGCCGTCTCCTTCGTCGTCCTCGGCGCCTTCGCCCAGCTCGCCAGCTTCCTCTATCTCACCGCGCTGATATTTGGCGGGACCAGGCTGGCCGCCGTCTTCCGGCGCCGTCGGCGTCTGTCTGCGGGGGCAACCTCGGCGGCGGGCGCGCTGTTCGTCGGCTTCGCCGTGAAACTGTCGCTGGCCGGCAGCGTCTAG
- a CDS encoding FAD-dependent oxidoreductase: MTDVLADVRTDVLVVGAGPTGLALAVDLARRGVDAVVVERSESLFPGSRGKGVQPRTMEVFDDLGVVDAIRAAGGPYPVGMIWQDGRRAGEHRMFDPAEETEEGGVSPYGAEPWMVPQWRTQEILSARLTELGGRVEFGREVVGFEQDTEGVTVGFAAGAPVRARYVVAADGGRSTVRRALGIGMTGETVDPNPILVADVRITGLDRDNWHVFPPRADGTGFLAICPLAGTEDFQLVAQFLDGDHLDLSLEGIRKVAAARTHLAPEDVTEVRWVSDFRPRAALADSFRSGRVFLAGDAAHVHSPAGGQGLNTSVQDAYNLGWKLGVVLRGDAPEHLLATYEEERRPIAARMLGISTGVHRGEIGRGEATRQLSVGYRDSSLTVETRPAPGPVHAGDRAPDGTVDGVRLFDTFRGPHWTLLTVGTATSLPPLPVPTVRLLSYEAYGTGVFLVRPDGYVGWAGATAEGLREYAVGVGALN, encoded by the coding sequence ATGACTGACGTACTGGCTGACGTACGGACTGACGTACTGGTGGTGGGCGCGGGTCCCACCGGACTGGCGCTCGCCGTGGACCTCGCACGGCGTGGGGTGGACGCGGTGGTCGTGGAGCGGTCCGAGTCGCTGTTCCCCGGGTCGCGGGGCAAGGGCGTCCAGCCGCGCACGATGGAGGTCTTCGACGATCTGGGGGTGGTGGACGCGATCCGGGCAGCCGGTGGCCCGTACCCGGTCGGGATGATCTGGCAGGACGGCAGGCGGGCGGGCGAGCACCGGATGTTCGACCCGGCGGAGGAGACGGAGGAGGGCGGGGTCTCGCCGTACGGCGCCGAGCCGTGGATGGTGCCGCAGTGGAGGACTCAGGAGATCCTGTCCGCCCGGCTGACGGAGCTGGGCGGTCGGGTGGAGTTCGGCCGCGAGGTCGTGGGGTTCGAGCAGGACACGGAGGGTGTGACGGTCGGCTTCGCCGCCGGTGCGCCGGTCCGGGCGCGGTACGTCGTCGCGGCCGACGGTGGCCGCTCGACGGTCCGCCGGGCGCTGGGGATCGGGATGACGGGCGAGACGGTCGACCCGAACCCGATCCTCGTGGCGGACGTGCGGATCACCGGCCTGGACCGAGACAACTGGCATGTCTTCCCGCCCCGGGCGGACGGCACGGGCTTCCTCGCGATCTGCCCCCTGGCCGGGACGGAGGACTTCCAGCTGGTGGCCCAGTTCCTGGACGGGGACCACCTGGACCTGTCCCTGGAGGGCATCCGCAAGGTCGCCGCGGCCCGCACGCACCTTGCCCCCGAGGACGTGACCGAGGTCCGCTGGGTCTCGGACTTCCGCCCGCGCGCCGCCCTGGCGGACAGCTTCCGCTCCGGCCGGGTGTTCCTCGCCGGGGACGCCGCGCACGTCCACTCCCCCGCCGGGGGCCAGGGACTGAACACCAGTGTCCAGGACGCGTACAACCTGGGTTGGAAGCTGGGCGTAGTCCTGAGGGGTGATGCGCCGGAACACCTACTGGCCACGTACGAGGAGGAGCGGCGACCGATCGCCGCGCGGATGCTCGGCATCTCGACGGGCGTCCACCGGGGCGAGATCGGGCGCGGTGAGGCGACCCGGCAGCTCTCCGTCGGCTACCGCGACTCGTCACTGACGGTGGAGACCCGCCCGGCCCCGGGCCCGGTCCACGCCGGCGACCGCGCCCCGGACGGCACGGTGGACGGCGTACGCCTCTTCGACACGTTCCGCGGCCCGCACTGGACCCTCCTGACGGTGGGCACGGCCACCTCCCTGCCGCCGCTCCCCGTCCCCACGGTCCGCCTCCTCTCGTACGAGGCATACGGCACCGGCGTGTTCCTCGTCCGCCCGGACGGCTACGTCGGCTGGGCGGGGGCGACGGCGGAGGGGCTGCGGGAGTACGCGGTGGGCGTGGGCGCCCTCAACTAG
- a CDS encoding TetR/AcrR family transcriptional regulator C-terminal domain-containing protein: MSTETPGRPERRAPLDRKRVADTALRLLGEVGLDGLTLRAIAKELDVKAPALYWHFKDKQALLDEMATEMYRRMVAGPPPGPDVPWDERLLATSRGLRDALLGYRDGAKVFSGSRFTGVEHAVQMEANLRCFVEAGFTPAQAVRANMTAYVYTIGFVTEEQGVQPLPGERREGYDVEERARRMADFPLSAAAGAEVFQDYDRQFEEGLELVLAGIRATYAMTYGKSS; the protein is encoded by the coding sequence GTGAGTACGGAAACACCGGGACGACCCGAACGCCGAGCCCCCCTCGACCGCAAACGCGTCGCGGACACCGCCCTCAGACTCCTGGGCGAGGTCGGCCTCGACGGGCTCACCCTGCGTGCCATCGCCAAGGAGCTGGACGTCAAGGCGCCCGCCCTGTACTGGCACTTCAAGGACAAACAGGCCCTGCTCGACGAGATGGCCACCGAGATGTACCGGCGCATGGTCGCCGGCCCGCCCCCCGGTCCCGACGTCCCCTGGGACGAGCGCCTGCTCGCCACCAGCCGCGGGCTGCGCGACGCCCTGCTCGGCTATCGCGACGGCGCCAAGGTGTTCAGCGGCTCCCGTTTCACCGGTGTCGAGCACGCCGTCCAGATGGAGGCGAACCTCCGCTGCTTCGTCGAGGCGGGCTTCACCCCGGCCCAGGCGGTGCGCGCGAACATGACGGCGTACGTCTATACGATTGGCTTCGTCACGGAGGAACAGGGCGTGCAACCACTGCCCGGCGAGCGCCGGGAAGGGTACGACGTCGAGGAGCGGGCCCGGCGGATGGCAGACTTTCCCCTGTCGGCCGCGGCCGGCGCCGAGGTCTTCCAGGACTACGACCGACAGTTCGAGGAAGGGCTGGAGCTGGTGCTCGCAGGGATCAGGGCGACGTACGCGATGACGTACGGCAAGTCGTCCTGA
- a CDS encoding glycosyltransferase family 2 protein, translating to MTNRPPILSVIVPCYNIETYVSDTVTSLVNNDQDDFEFIFVEDRSTKDKTYEALLELTKRLKHGRVIQHEQNGGLATARNTGIDAAEGTYLTFLDGDDWLAPGYLKDLVDAVQRHDVDFVRTDHVQVNGIERAVHRAPEGRRNVPLDPRTSILPVDDTTMVDYPYAWAGVYHRRLLDKGLLRFHDGLKTAEDRPWIWDLHRRAESYAVASLRGVFYRRGVTTSLTQIGDVRQLDFFRSFDLVLAELANDPEVGLLRKKALRNYCVVIAHQLLQRSRFDRPTAAKLRQMSADALNKMSEDELQAALIGMGEQRVHLLRRVRGGMKGIAA from the coding sequence GTGACCAATCGTCCCCCGATACTGTCCGTTATCGTCCCTTGTTACAACATCGAGACCTATGTCTCGGACACAGTGACGAGTCTCGTCAACAACGACCAGGACGACTTCGAGTTCATCTTCGTCGAGGACCGCTCGACGAAGGACAAGACCTACGAGGCGTTGCTGGAGCTGACGAAGCGGCTGAAGCACGGCAGGGTGATCCAGCACGAGCAGAACGGCGGCCTGGCCACCGCCCGCAACACCGGCATCGACGCGGCCGAAGGCACCTACCTCACCTTCCTCGACGGTGACGACTGGCTGGCCCCGGGCTATCTGAAGGACCTCGTGGACGCCGTCCAGCGCCACGACGTCGACTTCGTGCGCACCGACCACGTCCAGGTCAACGGCATCGAGCGGGCCGTCCACCGGGCACCCGAGGGCCGCCGGAACGTCCCGCTGGACCCGCGCACCTCGATCCTCCCGGTCGACGACACCACGATGGTCGACTACCCCTACGCCTGGGCCGGCGTCTACCACCGCCGCCTCCTCGACAAGGGCCTGCTGCGCTTCCACGACGGTCTCAAGACCGCCGAGGACCGCCCCTGGATCTGGGACCTGCACCGCAGGGCCGAGTCCTACGCGGTCGCCAGCCTGCGCGGAGTCTTCTACCGCCGGGGCGTCACGACCTCCCTCACCCAGATCGGCGACGTCCGCCAGCTGGACTTCTTCCGCTCCTTCGACCTCGTACTCGCCGAACTGGCTAACGACCCCGAGGTCGGGCTGCTGCGCAAGAAGGCGCTGCGCAACTACTGCGTCGTCATCGCCCACCAGCTGCTCCAGCGCAGCCGGTTCGACCGGCCCACCGCCGCCAAGCTGCGGCAGATGAGCGCCGACGCACTGAACAAGATGTCCGAGGACGAGCTCCAGGCCGCCCTCATCGGGATGGGCGAGCAACGCGTCCATCTGCTGCGGCGCGTGCGCGGCGGCATGAAGGGAATCGCGGCATGA
- a CDS encoding polysialyltransferase family glycosyltransferase, whose amino-acid sequence MIQIFFSATQYAAATVTAAIRAGLFGPREDHRRILVVSNTAAIPEVGTPLDRMAGFEKLRPEFDEVRSWNEFISPHHPAGWSPRAQDAIMWEKAVRLAWNLGDEPVEIACESIQANPSRAVAEIFADSPIHVYADGLMSYGPTRNRVPHGMSSRIARVLHLDLIPGLRPLLLAEYGVEPVPIPNEPIVDVLNEIGEQGADILAARIPAENPPTAVLLGQYLSAINLITQEEEEELHVRMLRAAAKAGHTAVLFKPHPSAPAAYSTSLQSAATELGVHLSVLNEPVLAETVFAYLKPQLVVGCFSTALMTAATFYGIPVARVGTETLLDRITPYENSNRIPLTIIDAALPDAERDLASSIGTPSDDPGLVERLSPLVKAVGYCMQSRKHPQLRDEVAAWLAVHLSENAHYFKRRRLTSLRLPGGSTVRAETLRRNPTVRKVVKRIRAAQS is encoded by the coding sequence ATGATCCAGATCTTCTTCTCGGCGACGCAGTACGCCGCGGCGACCGTCACGGCCGCGATCCGCGCCGGCCTCTTCGGCCCGCGCGAGGACCACCGCCGCATCCTGGTCGTCAGCAACACGGCCGCCATCCCGGAGGTCGGCACCCCGCTCGACAGGATGGCCGGCTTCGAGAAGCTGCGGCCCGAGTTCGACGAGGTGCGCTCCTGGAACGAGTTCATCTCCCCGCACCACCCGGCCGGCTGGTCCCCCCGCGCGCAGGACGCCATCATGTGGGAGAAGGCCGTACGCCTGGCCTGGAACCTCGGTGACGAGCCCGTCGAGATCGCCTGCGAGTCGATCCAGGCGAACCCCTCACGCGCGGTCGCCGAGATCTTCGCCGACAGCCCGATCCACGTGTACGCGGACGGCCTGATGAGCTACGGCCCCACCCGCAACCGCGTCCCGCACGGCATGAGCAGCCGCATCGCCCGCGTGCTGCACCTCGACCTCATACCGGGCCTTCGGCCCCTGCTCCTCGCCGAGTACGGCGTGGAGCCGGTGCCGATCCCCAACGAGCCGATCGTCGACGTGCTCAACGAGATCGGGGAGCAGGGGGCCGACATCCTGGCCGCCCGCATCCCGGCCGAGAACCCCCCGACGGCCGTGCTCCTCGGCCAGTACCTGTCCGCCATCAACCTCATCACCCAGGAGGAAGAGGAGGAGCTGCACGTCCGGATGCTCCGGGCCGCGGCCAAGGCCGGTCACACGGCCGTCCTGTTCAAGCCGCACCCGAGCGCCCCGGCCGCGTACTCCACCTCCCTGCAGAGCGCCGCCACGGAACTCGGCGTGCACCTGAGCGTGCTGAACGAACCGGTGCTCGCCGAGACGGTGTTCGCGTACCTGAAGCCGCAGCTCGTCGTCGGCTGCTTCTCCACCGCGCTGATGACCGCCGCCACCTTCTACGGCATCCCGGTCGCCCGCGTCGGCACGGAGACGCTCCTCGACCGCATCACGCCGTACGAGAACAGCAACCGCATCCCGCTCACCATCATCGACGCGGCCCTGCCCGACGCCGAACGCGACCTCGCGTCCAGCATCGGCACGCCGTCCGACGATCCCGGGCTCGTCGAGCGGCTGTCGCCGCTGGTGAAGGCGGTCGGGTACTGCATGCAGTCCCGTAAGCACCCGCAGCTGCGCGACGAGGTCGCCGCCTGGCTGGCGGTCCATCTGTCGGAGAACGCCCACTACTTCAAGCGCCGCCGCCTGACCAGCCTCCGCCTCCCCGGCGGCAGCACGGTCCGCGCGGAGACGCTGCGGCGCAACCCGACGGTCCGCAAGGTCGTGAAGAGGATCAGGGCCGCGCAGTCCTGA
- a CDS encoding acyltransferase family protein, producing MTAADQTMAPPLPGPPPGPRSGSAEPAVPPSAEGKKARPVSRLRALDGLRLVAALMVCMYHFAGKNGTVAESWNQSPGVMFPTLSQFATYGSLGVQFFFVISGFVICMSSWGKTLGDFFRSRIARLYPAYWVALVMVTAASFLMPVVVHHVRADEFLLNFTMMQQPLGSSRVLGVCWTLWVELKFYVLFALFVVWKGVTYRRVVTFCILWTLAGAFARVADNPLISELTFRDHAPFFIGGLALYLIHRYGSDLLLWGIVGMSYLLGQRYSVTALWHPGAQGDFSRNPYVIQLIVLLAFASVAVVALGWTRWANWNWLTIAGALTYPFYLIHEHLGWFFIRVLHRGWGLDPYLTILASVAGLLSLAWLMHRFIERPFGSRLKRTMTLQSKKLGEKLKQA from the coding sequence ATGACCGCGGCCGATCAGACCATGGCCCCCCCGCTACCGGGCCCGCCGCCGGGCCCGCGGTCCGGGAGTGCCGAACCGGCCGTTCCGCCCTCCGCCGAGGGCAAGAAGGCCCGCCCGGTCAGCCGGCTGAGGGCGCTGGACGGGCTGCGGCTGGTGGCCGCGCTGATGGTCTGCATGTACCACTTCGCCGGTAAGAACGGCACGGTCGCCGAGTCCTGGAACCAGTCGCCCGGTGTGATGTTCCCGACCCTGTCCCAGTTCGCCACCTACGGCAGCCTCGGGGTCCAGTTCTTCTTCGTCATCAGCGGCTTCGTGATCTGTATGAGCAGCTGGGGCAAGACGCTGGGCGACTTCTTCCGCTCGCGCATCGCGCGCCTCTACCCGGCGTACTGGGTCGCGCTCGTCATGGTCACCGCCGCCTCGTTCCTGATGCCGGTGGTCGTTCACCATGTGCGCGCCGACGAGTTCCTGCTCAACTTCACGATGATGCAGCAGCCGCTGGGCAGCTCGCGTGTCCTGGGCGTGTGCTGGACCCTGTGGGTGGAGCTCAAGTTCTACGTGCTGTTCGCCCTGTTCGTGGTCTGGAAGGGCGTCACCTACCGCCGTGTGGTGACCTTCTGCATCCTGTGGACGCTGGCCGGCGCCTTCGCCCGCGTCGCGGACAACCCGCTGATCTCGGAACTCACCTTCCGTGACCACGCCCCCTTCTTCATCGGCGGCCTGGCCCTCTACCTGATCCACCGTTACGGCAGCGACCTGCTCCTGTGGGGCATCGTCGGCATGTCGTACCTGCTGGGCCAGCGCTACTCGGTGACGGCGCTGTGGCACCCGGGCGCGCAGGGCGACTTCTCCCGCAACCCGTACGTGATCCAGCTGATCGTGCTGCTCGCCTTCGCCTCCGTGGCGGTGGTGGCACTGGGCTGGACACGCTGGGCGAACTGGAACTGGCTGACGATCGCGGGGGCGTTGACGTACCCCTTCTACCTGATCCACGAGCACCTGGGCTGGTTCTTCATCCGGGTCCTGCACCGCGGCTGGGGCCTCGACCCGTACCTGACGATCCTCGCGTCGGTGGCGGGCCTGCTGTCACTGGCCTGGCTGATGCACAGGTTCATCGAGAGGCCGTTCGGCTCCCGGCTCAAGCGGACGATGACGCTCCAGTCGAAGAAGCTGGGCGAGAAGCTGAAGCAGGCGTAG
- a CDS encoding polysialyltransferase family glycosyltransferase, whose translation MSGSKKTRTTQIFCASTLYGAATLAAALDAGLFGPADRRLLLITNNAANPEITPGLDAMSGFDRVSGRFDEVLSWNDTIAPFHPSGWGPRADDVPLWERHLRLLWNLGDDNIELTVESVQVNPALALCQLFTGAPVDVYADGLISYGPTRDKIDALVGTRVGRLLHLDLVPGLTPLLLTEFGVPAELVPSEAFLKVLGELAEAGDETVNRESLPKGQPALLLGQYLSALGILTPHEEEELHLRMVRGAVKAGHLSLVFKPHPTAPTAWSRSLETEAKKLGAELTVLDRPVLAEVLFQRLRPALVVGCFSTGLFTAAGLYGIPVARVGTDTVLEKITPYQNSNRVPLTIVDLLLPDLADTKAVKKWSMPSEKQVGKNLAGLVKAIGFCMQPRIYPRLRPEAETYLSKHLTEQTWRYFKRRRLTSLALPGALPSQLSFIPRNATVRRIARRARALSRTVKR comes from the coding sequence ATGTCCGGCAGCAAAAAGACCCGCACCACGCAGATCTTCTGTGCGTCGACGCTGTACGGCGCCGCCACACTGGCCGCCGCCCTCGACGCCGGGCTCTTCGGGCCGGCCGACCGCAGGCTGCTGCTGATCACCAACAACGCGGCCAACCCCGAGATCACCCCCGGGCTCGACGCGATGTCCGGCTTCGACCGGGTGAGCGGGCGGTTCGACGAGGTCCTGTCCTGGAACGACACGATCGCCCCCTTCCACCCCAGCGGCTGGGGCCCGCGCGCCGACGATGTCCCGCTGTGGGAGCGGCATCTGCGGCTGCTGTGGAACCTCGGTGACGACAACATCGAGCTGACTGTCGAGTCCGTGCAGGTCAACCCGGCCCTCGCGCTGTGCCAGTTGTTCACGGGCGCTCCCGTCGACGTCTACGCGGACGGCCTCATAAGTTATGGCCCCACGCGCGACAAGATCGACGCGCTGGTCGGCACCCGCGTCGGGCGCCTGCTGCACCTCGACCTCGTCCCGGGCCTCACCCCGCTGCTGCTCACCGAGTTCGGCGTACCCGCCGAACTGGTGCCGTCCGAGGCGTTCCTGAAGGTGCTCGGCGAACTCGCCGAGGCCGGGGACGAGACGGTGAACCGGGAGAGCCTCCCGAAGGGCCAGCCCGCGCTGCTGCTGGGCCAGTACCTCTCCGCGCTGGGCATCCTCACCCCGCACGAGGAGGAGGAACTGCATCTGCGCATGGTGCGCGGTGCGGTGAAGGCCGGACACCTCTCGCTCGTCTTCAAGCCGCACCCGACCGCGCCCACGGCCTGGTCTCGGTCCCTGGAGACGGAGGCGAAGAAGCTCGGCGCGGAACTCACCGTCCTGGACCGGCCCGTGCTCGCCGAGGTCCTCTTCCAGCGGCTGCGCCCCGCGCTGGTCGTCGGCTGCTTCTCGACCGGCCTGTTCACGGCCGCCGGTCTGTACGGCATCCCGGTCGCCCGGGTCGGCACGGACACCGTGCTGGAGAAGATCACGCCGTACCAGAACAGCAACCGCGTGCCCCTGACCATCGTGGACCTGCTGCTGCCGGACCTCGCGGACACCAAGGCCGTCAAGAAGTGGTCGATGCCGTCGGAGAAGCAGGTCGGCAAGAACCTGGCCGGCCTCGTCAAGGCGATCGGCTTCTGCATGCAGCCCCGGATCTATCCGCGGCTGCGCCCGGAGGCGGAGACCTACCTCTCCAAGCACCTCACCGAGCAGACCTGGCGCTACTTCAAGCGCCGCCGTCTGACCTCGCTGGCGCTGCCCGGCGCCCTGCCGTCCCAGCTGTCGTTCATCCCGCGCAACGCGACCGTACGCCGGATCGCGCGCAGGGCACGGGCGCTCAGCAGGACCGTCAAGCGGTGA
- a CDS encoding glycosyltransferase family 2 protein: MVKLSVIVPFYNVQQYAPDTLKSLRANAREDFEFILVDDCSRDETPDILARAERELPGAVLVSHEKNGGLATARNTGIDKARGEYLTFLDGDDWLAPDYFPQLLQSIEELGCDFVRTDHVQCTGRARAIHRVPHGRRGVVMSPRDAILPTDRTTSVDYAYAWAGIYHRRLVDRGILHFTDGLRTAEDRPWIWKLHREAESFAAVGLLGVFYRRGVASSLTQIGDVRQLDFIRAFDQVIEETARDPEADRLLPKAVRTYCAIMAHHLGAIERFEPAVARKLRSLSAAALKRMPQDVLAEAIDSMDAQRANRLRKVRRRPVSASAGTVSV, translated from the coding sequence GTGGTCAAGCTCTCCGTCATCGTGCCGTTCTACAACGTGCAGCAATACGCGCCCGACACTCTGAAGAGCCTGCGCGCCAACGCGCGCGAGGACTTCGAGTTCATCCTCGTCGACGACTGTTCTCGCGACGAGACTCCGGACATCCTCGCGCGCGCAGAGCGCGAGCTGCCGGGCGCCGTGCTGGTCAGCCACGAGAAGAACGGAGGCCTGGCCACCGCCCGCAACACCGGTATCGACAAAGCGCGTGGCGAATACCTCACGTTCCTCGACGGCGACGACTGGCTCGCGCCCGACTATTTCCCCCAACTCCTCCAATCTATTGAGGAGTTGGGCTGCGATTTCGTTCGTACGGACCATGTCCAGTGCACCGGTCGGGCGCGCGCGATCCATCGGGTCCCGCACGGCCGGCGCGGGGTCGTGATGTCGCCGCGGGACGCGATCCTGCCCACCGACCGCACCACCTCCGTCGACTACGCCTACGCCTGGGCGGGCATCTACCACCGCCGACTCGTCGACCGCGGCATCCTGCACTTCACCGACGGGCTGCGTACGGCGGAGGACCGGCCGTGGATCTGGAAGCTGCACCGGGAGGCGGAGTCGTTCGCCGCGGTGGGGCTGCTCGGCGTCTTCTACCGTCGTGGGGTCGCCTCCTCGCTCACCCAAATCGGTGATGTTCGCCAACTCGACTTCATCCGGGCCTTCGACCAGGTCATCGAGGAGACGGCCCGGGACCCCGAGGCGGATAGGCTGCTGCCGAAAGCAGTGCGCACCTACTGCGCGATCATGGCTCATCATCTCGGAGCGATCGAGAGGTTCGAACCCGCCGTGGCCCGAAAACTGCGCTCGCTGAGCGCCGCCGCGCTGAAGCGGATGCCACAGGACGTCCTCGCGGAGGCCATCGACTCGATGGACGCCCAGCGGGCCAACCGACTGCGGAAGGTGCGGCGCAGGCCCGTCTCCGCGTCCGCCGGGACGGTGTCCGTCTGA
- a CDS encoding DUF6716 putative glycosyltransferase, translating into MPASTTSPMRVAVLADSDTRWKWGALTASRISPDNSDIHLDGYLLRGRSTPTARQLQEVGVKADSLREVTALEFLRAMGQEEPYDILVLALVGGGVQAMLHGLAQVWDDTALRPVVVTGYVGVVYEKLADGLLLRHGADLVLANSRQDADRFKAVYDGVGADSSSVTEVALPFLGGATYTGEHGHPYTVVFAAQPSVPESRKDRTYLLDRLVQHARLHPEREVLLKLRSKPGEHTTHIEELPYQKLAQRADLPPNFKLVYGHMGEVLDRTDLLVTISSTAALESLHRSIPTVVLSDLGVREALGNHHFIGSGCLASWEQLDAGHQPVPDAGWVARQGVAADGSYETAFDAARDRIDRLLGSSKLPPLAPYYTPMTAPGYLPGILARHHLGPDGVPLPGAPAADKEPGAVRQIVRRAARGAYRHGVQRVAPVIRRMGEL; encoded by the coding sequence GTGCCAGCCAGTACCACGAGCCCCATGAGGGTCGCCGTCCTCGCCGATTCCGACACTCGGTGGAAATGGGGTGCGCTCACAGCCAGCCGTATTTCTCCTGATAATTCCGACATTCATCTTGACGGCTACCTCCTCAGAGGCAGGTCCACCCCCACCGCCCGACAGCTCCAGGAGGTCGGCGTCAAGGCGGACTCGCTCCGCGAGGTGACCGCCCTGGAGTTCCTGCGGGCCATGGGCCAGGAGGAGCCGTACGACATCCTTGTGCTCGCCCTCGTCGGCGGCGGCGTCCAGGCGATGCTGCACGGTCTGGCGCAGGTGTGGGACGACACGGCCCTGCGCCCCGTCGTCGTCACCGGCTATGTCGGGGTCGTCTACGAAAAGCTCGCCGACGGGCTGCTGCTGCGGCACGGCGCCGACCTCGTTCTCGCGAACTCCCGCCAGGACGCCGACCGCTTCAAGGCCGTGTACGACGGAGTCGGTGCCGATTCGTCCTCTGTGACCGAAGTCGCACTTCCGTTCCTGGGTGGTGCGACTTACACAGGTGAGCATGGTCACCCGTACACCGTGGTGTTCGCCGCTCAGCCCTCCGTCCCGGAGAGCCGCAAGGACCGTACGTATCTCCTCGACCGGCTCGTGCAGCACGCCAGGCTGCACCCCGAGCGCGAGGTGCTGCTCAAGCTGCGCTCCAAGCCCGGCGAGCACACCACGCACATCGAGGAACTGCCCTACCAGAAACTGGCCCAGCGCGCCGACCTTCCGCCCAACTTCAAGCTCGTGTACGGGCACATGGGCGAGGTCCTGGACCGCACGGACCTGCTGGTCACCATCAGCTCCACGGCCGCGCTGGAGTCCCTGCACCGCAGCATCCCGACCGTCGTGCTGAGCGACCTGGGAGTGCGCGAGGCGCTCGGCAACCACCACTTCATCGGCTCCGGCTGCCTCGCCTCCTGGGAGCAGCTCGACGCCGGTCACCAGCCTGTTCCCGACGCCGGGTGGGTGGCCCGTCAAGGTGTCGCCGCAGATGGCTCGTACGAGACGGCCTTCGACGCCGCACGCGACAGGATCGACCGTCTTCTGGGATCCTCGAAGCTTCCGCCGCTGGCCCCGTACTACACACCGATGACGGCTCCCGGATATTTGCCGGGTATTCTCGCTCGGCACCACCTCGGCCCCGACGGCGTTCCGCTCCCCGGGGCGCCGGCCGCCGACAAGGAGCCGGGAGCGGTGCGGCAGATCGTGCGTCGCGCGGCCCGCGGCGCCTACCGGCACGGCGTGCAGCGCGTCGCGCCCGTGATCCGGCGGATGGGGGAGCTGTGA